The window cgctgccgcttgctgcataagtttcttttgtgattccatgcttctttgccaaatgtttgttaaaagatcccataccaccacctaacacgtattcacaaaacacaataaataaatttttataaaatatgaatatataatgtatgtataaaaaactgaaaaagtatttacctctggcgaaattgtatgaaattaagggctttactccttgactttcacaaatttgacaagtgcataagaaaacatctagattgtcggttggttcttttgtaaaatacgactaCACATGTGAAatagctctaccactaggaggtggcattgccggaaaaggttgtcttactggttcatcttcatctaaatttaaatataaagacatactcagatatataccacaatatataaataaataataatttaaaatttaatcaatttgaaaaataaaattataaaactaatcgatagtttggaaattgactcgcgtttaccacgagcttgtctttgttgttgttgttgtagttgttcttcatgtgatcttgttgatgaccgtcgagaattatgtatcccaataggggtcgttggttcctcttcttgttcttcttcttcatcaatttgtatttgtctttccacttcttctgcataattgtgtaattcttggtcgtacccttctggataatttggttcataattataattactaatcgaaactgttgttgataccgacggagttgaagtggcctttcttttggaattagaacctcccaatgattttgccactttagtaactttgttagaggcttttttcaaaaaagaaaacatgataatattgaaataataatagaattaaaaaataaataaataaataaataatagactaattatgtaattaactaaattaagaaataattaaaaaactaattatgtaattaagagagtaattgcgtaattaagtaattaagtagagagagtaagtagagagagtaggagaagagatgaggtgtgaatgaaaatgattgaaagtgatgggtatttatagagaAAATTGCAACGGCTAGAAACGGCTAGTTAACGGCTAGTTtttcacggttccggttccatggaaccgctgggccggttcacccggaccggtcccggttccagttccatggaaccgttggaccggttcactcggaccggttccggtccaacccgcggttcttaggtccggttcatgcaaTTTTTTTCCGgtggtttcacggttccgacaactttttttccggcggtttcacggttccgcggttcgggccggttcggaacctgtcgcaaatggttccggttccaagcggttcgggaccggttcggttccgggtaacccgccccgtggccatccCTACTTATACCTGACGctcaatattccactttaaatgagggttGGTAGTCCTGACACCCGTCGTTCCACTTCTggtttatgtgttttaattggTGATAATTTGGTCTCTTGGTCTACTAAGCGCCAACGTACGGTTTCTTAGTCCAGTGCTAAGGCCTAATATCGTGGTGTTGCCAATGTTGTTTCTGAGATTTGCTGGATTCGTAACTTACTTCTTGAGCTTCATTGTCCTATTCCAACTACAActcttgtttattgtgataatgttaGTGCTGTCTATTTGTCGGGCAACCCTGTTCATCATCAACGCACTAAGCACATTAAAATTGACATTCATTTTGTTCGTGAAAAAGTTCAACATGGTTATGTTCGCGTTCTTGACGTTCCATCTCGATATCAGATTGCCAACATTTTTACCAAGGGTCTACCACAAAttctttttgatgattttcgctACAGTCTCAATGTTCGCAAACCTCCCGGTTCGACTGCAAAGGtgtaatagaataaaatattttgtatattttgtaaaatcttcttatttgataattattttgtatttatttagtttcctaaaactATGGATTCACTTTTGTATTTATTCTCCAAATGATGAAATGAAAACGCAAAGAATTATTTCTACCAAGTCTAACCTagctaaattaaattataaccGCTCAAAATCAATCGTACACTCGAATGTAAAGCTCTATTCGCACCCGGCTGCCTATCTTAATATCCCTAATCAATCTCCTAAGTCCTAAGTCGTATCTGTCGGCAATGCAGAATATGAGAGGAGGTGGTGGTCTTATTTAAAAAGATGCAAGCGATTGATCTCGACCAGGCAGAAAGCAAATTCAATTGATTACCAGAATTCAACACTACTGTGAGTCTGCGATATGATTGGGTATTTAACAACCTGGAACCTCTTAAATTGCCAAGAATCTTACCAAATACAATCCTATTCCTACTACTCCACcagaataatataaaacaataaaatttcaGGGAGTATTATTATTCAAGAATTGCGGCTGTCgacacaaaaaattaaaatacactTTTGTAGGAACTTAGAAAATGAAATTGGCAATTTTGAATAACAAACAAGTAGCAAAGGCAATCTAAGTGGGGATATTTGGTAGATTCTCCTTtctatctttttattttgtgaACAATAATTAGTGTCGGGAAAAGTTGGGAGGAGAATGTTCCTTAAATTTTGTGATTTTAGTCGGTGAAGTAGGTTTTGcactaaattaataataatataatacttcTTTGGAATTAGACTTTGtgtattttttcaaaattttgtatATAATTGGAAAAGTATGATCTTGACTCTTCTTTGTTTGTGCAAAACGATAAAGATACAAAACAAACTAGGTTATATgtactaataaataaataaaatcatgaaaaattaagtatttttttaaatttgcaatCATTAGAGTTAgagattataataataataataacaatgagcCAAGTAAAAAAAAGTGGaattagaataatatataaatgttaTCGAATCCAGATTCTACTTGGACTCGTCTAAAGAAGTAGAATTGAATTGGTAAGATCAAATTGTAGAATTATacaattccaaaaataaaatttaatatgctAAATGTTTAGTGCATATCTATATTAATTACTCATTTTTAAAGTTTAACCTTGTgaattcaagttttttttagtaatttcttatgaattaaatgaaaaacaatataaaaattagtttaaaatgaaatatggaTAAAagtctttattatttttaaactatGGTTATGGATCTTTGAAACATGTATGAGTTGTAACACCATGGCCCATCAGACTGCCGGTGACTATCTATAGAGACTAAAGACTGACCCTACAAACCAATGTAAGTCTTTTCAGCGCACTttagcctcactcgtgcgcacccgaaAAAACTTTttaggaggtcacccatcctaagattactcCCCACCAtgcacgcttaactgtgaaattcttagaaaatgggaTCTCATAAAAAGAAGATGCACAGGTTGATATAAGTAGTCTTTCAATCCTTTCTAAAGCTAAATCTAGGGTATCACACTCAACCCCACTTAGGAATACAACGTCTTCGTTGGATCATAGTTTCAAGATCTTTGCTCCCGCTTGGTGCACTGAAAACATGACAGTCATGGTCACAGGGTTGCTCTAATATCACTTGTAACACCCTGACCCCTCGGGCCACTGGTGACCATCCATAGAGACTGAAGATTGACCCTACAGACCatacaagtctttccagcgcagtTTGGCCTCACTCATGCGCACCCGGAAAAACATCCCAGATaccacccatcctaagattgctccaccaagcacgcttacaGTGGAGTtattagcaaatgggctcccataaAAAGAATATGCGTTGTTGATATGAGAATTCTATTAATCCTTTCTAAAGTTACATTTATGGTATCACTGTATGTATGTAAAAGAAATTAGCAAAAGATAGTAcatatcaaaaattaataataattgagtCTAAATTTAATGAATCGGTTCGTTATATGTACCAACAAATAAacgtgttatgattctacctcttaaaattttatttcaattagaatCATAAGATTCGACCAACACTACAATTCTACCTACAATTTGAATGGCTATCTTATTTTGGAATCGTAAAATTATAGAATCGTAAAttaaaattgcgattttaatagTGTGAACATTACTAGTATACATAAATATAGAACAATTTTACATAGATAGTATTATGAAGTgcataatattttaaaacaaaccCTTTTAAAAGTGTCAAAGAACATAAGTTACTACCAAAAAAAAAGTTACATCCATCTATGTTTATGAATATATTTAGGCACGCTAGTTAAATAAAAGTAGGGTTTATTGTGGTTACTCGCTATCTAGTGCATTCTAAGAAAAACACTTAGTTTTATTATTCCGAATtgcatattatatatatatatatatatatatatatatatatatatatatatatatatatatatatgtatatatatatatatatatgtatatatatatatatatatatgtatatatatatatatatatgtatatatatatatatatgtatatatatatatatatatgtatatatatatatatatatgtatatatatatatatatatatatgtatatatatatatatatatgtatatatatatatatatatatatatatatatatatatatatatatatatatatatatatatatatatatatatatatatatatatatatatatatatgtggtgTAACAAATAGTATTCCAACATGTAACATAAGATGTAGCTTTAGAAATCACTTATTATTTTtccattaataatatataaaatcataaataaatggATTAGAATGGACGGTTAAAAAATACTCTTAACTTGACTTATctctttaataattttgttttactatATCTAGCATGATATATCTTGAAATGGTTTTGTGTACGTGGTCGAAAATCTCAATTAGTTCCTACTTAAGAAAATGTTGAGGTTGCATTAAcatttattgatattttttgggtgtaaaaaattaaaattaattctttagttttaaaACTCATGTACAAAAATTCTTATCTGATCTGTTCAATTATGTTACATCTATTTCATTATGTTTTTGCAAGCCATTTTGTCGATTTGTGATAGGATAGGATGAAAGCGAAATATGGTAGTTTCAATTTAACTTTCCATTAATATAGTGAAATTATatagtatttattattaatagaaaTATTCTTCAAGAAATTATTCAGACAAGCCAAGGTGGTGCTTATAATATGCatttacaaataaataaaaatccacTTAACATGGCCCCCCAAAAGCACACAATCACCACAAATCATAATGCTAATATTGAAAGGGCCTACATGCCTTTTTGATCaatttatctcatttttataattataaacttttattgtttttttgttttacattCTTTTTCTAATTCTAATGTTTTAGTACTTTTATTTATCTAACATTTTAATCTATATGGTAAAAATAAATGCGAAAAAATTAGTTGTATGCTATATATTTGTCTCTATTATATGTTTCTCTCATTCaatatcattttttattgttgtctcgtctcttttattttgtattatttttatttttagtaatgaAACTatcactttattttaattttatccatacaTACTAACTTGTTTTTAACATCatccataattttttttctatttttatttttttaaaatatctaTATTTTTGTAAAACACCTTACTTTCTTTTATGCCTTTTTGATGCTAAATCGAAGCCATATATAGGCGTAATTTTTTAGCACAAAACTCATTGATTTAAGTTATGTGGTTAAGACACgtatgttttaaaataataaaatcaaacatCATTAGAGATTAGACTAAGTAAAGATAATTTGCGGAACTTATTGCAACAAGTTTCTTGCTTTTTCCATAAAGCCATCATATCattaattatcatcattatcaccTTGATTAAAATCAGTATATATAGTTTACTCAGAGTTGCTGGCTTTGTCCAGCCAAATTTATCCTATATAAGGGTTTGGTAGATAaacaagaaatttaaaaattggtAATTTATTGTGAATTAAATGaacaaaaagtaaaatgtatatttggattaaaattaaaaatagagtgTGGATAATgatcaaatataaaattaaacttttatgggacattattaaaaatataagtgGGCAGATTTGGTGAGAAACAAGGATATGTTTTCATGCTGTTAAATATACTACACCTTCTATTTTGTTTGAATGTATTATTTGCTTTTGAgttattatttatcaattacttttaatttatattttttaatcaatgtattaaaatttaaaatatagttcaatgacattttgtttgatttttttctcaacataaagattattaatatctataCTACAAAAAAACAACTTTCCGACACCCCAAAATAGTCGGTTCAGAATGGTCGAAATTTCATTTAAATAGGAAAACAATCGGAATTTTCCAGCTAATCATGGTTAATCGGAAATTCGACTACCAAGCTAGTCAAAATATAGTAGGGAATTTCCGACTAATTTCATACTAATAATTAGTCGGAAAACACTAGAATTTATACCAAAATGAcaagaaaaaatttttaaaaaatttctgaCAACATTTCCGATCACCAGGTTGGTCGGAAAAAAGAAATGGCTAAATGAATGTGCCACGTCATACCCAGGTGGAACCCACATAGACATGGCACCCACGTCACGCCCATGTGTCAACCATTACGCACCCACATGGCACTCACGTGGCACCAAACACCTCAACAATCAAGTTACACACAAATGTCTTGGGGAAGAATCAAACCCAAAACCTTATGGATATTACATCCACACTCCAACCAGTAGGTCATCTATTGATTAGTAATATTGTAATTTATGTTATTGAACTTATACATAATTAACACTCCTTCCACttaattagtgtattattattattattattattttttattttatttattatttttttattttttgaggaaataatttttgtattacCTAATCAAAAAAAGGGATACAAGGGACCAAACGCCCCTAGGGTTCCAGCTTACCTCCCTATGTTTGCATTAGTGTGAACACGGagcccaccttctaggaagggtttcaAAGtgtcactcttcatgtgcaagaGAAGTAAGCAGAAAACCTCAAAAAAGCTATACATAAAGGCGAAGCCAGTAAGCGAAACTATCTATGTCAGGAGGACGTGCCCAACTTGACAAGACAAGATCAAGAGTCaaagataaaaacaaaacttgccTAACAACATCTTAACCCTAAGATATAGTGATCGAGGCCTAAGTCAGCAATTATCATGGAGGTGAGCACCGGACTTAAGAGCTGAAGACGAACCCAAGGATACAAGAAACATCAAGGGTAGACACAAGCTATAGGTGAGCTTCTCGCTGAGTCAGTTCTCAAGGACGCtagaaatttgaattttgtctCCAAGGCGTCGATGACATTGTGcaccaccaacttcatcattgGTACTTTGTGGTTCCACACGGCTTCATTTCTTGTGCTCCAGATTGCGTAGATGAGGTTGCACAGAGTGGCCTCAAACTGTTTTCTTTTGTGGCGCCCTAGTTGATTCCTCTTGAGGGTATCTTCCAGAATCTCAATTTTGTTGTTGGACTCATACTGCTCCTTTAGACAGGCTACACATTCTTGACTAAAGCGATACTGGAAGAAAATATGGTTCACTGTTTCACTCTCCAATTCGCAGATCGGGCAATTTGTCAGAGTAGAAAACCCCAGCAAGCTTTAGGCGGTGCTTTGTTTTCAGTCGGTTGTTGAATGCTAACCAGCTATGAACCTGCTTGTAGGGGTGGTTAACCTATTCCAGACAATGTGGTTCCACCCGACTCTATTACCACCTTCCTTGATGTCATTGTAGACTTTTGTGATGGAGTATGTCGGTGTGTTCATCCATCTCAACAACTTCTCCTTGACCTTCCAAAGCTTCTTGATGACCCAACTAGAAGTGACGGGAGGGTTGAATAGTATCTAGTTGCCTCCTTTCGTGTACACTCCGTGGATTCATTTTACCCAGAGGGACTCATGGAAGGTGCTGATGTGCCAAGCTACTTTACCCACAACAGCTAGATTCCAGATCTTGGATTCCAAGTCCCCCTTCTTTCTTTGGTTTGCACACTTTCTCCTAGCTGATGTTTCCAAGGTTCTTGGACTCTACGGAACCAGACCAAAGGTTCAGATTGCATTTACTTGTCAGATGACCTTTTTGGGAAGGTTGACAACTTGGCACCAATAAGTAGTAATACTCATTAGGATGGGGTTCACTAGTTGGAGGCGAGCAGTGTAGGAAAGGTGTTTTGCATACCATACTCTGATTCGGCCAGTCATCTTATCTACTAAAAACTCACAGTCTATGGCTGAGTACCTTTTTGAGGTGAAGGGCATCCCAAGATACTTAACTGGAAGGCTCTCAAAGCTGTAGTCTACGGTTTGCTCAGCCTGGGCTCTGAACTCGTTGCTGACTCCTGCGAGGTAGATACCTGACTTGGAGCTGTTTTCTTTGAGGCTGGAACATGAGGAGAAGTAGCTGACTGTCTTGATCAGGATGCTAATAGATTGGAGGTCAACATTGTAGAACAACATTAGGTCATCTGCAAAAGCTAGGTGGTTGAGTTTGATTTTGCTACACCTAGGGTGAAATTTTAACTCTGGTTCTTCGCTAGCCAAATTGAGGGTTCTCGATGGGTATTCCATACCTATTACGAAAAGTAAAGGGGACATTGGGTCACCTTGTTTAACTCATCTTTTTGCTTGAAAATTGGACAAGGGGCTACCATTGATAACCAAGGAATACTGAGTGGAAGTAACACATGCCATGACTCTCTCTGTGAACTTCCTCGGAAAATTGAGTGCAGTTAGCATGTCATGAAGGAAATCCTAATCTAGTGTATCATAGGCTTTCCTGAGGTCAATCTTCAAGAGGAAACTGGGGGAACAGTTCTTCCAACCATTGTGCTTGACTATATCCTGATATAGGAAGATGTTGTGGAGAATGCTTTTCCCTTCAATAAAAGCTCCTTGCATGGGGCTTATAATGGATGGTTGCACATGTCGGAGTTTCCTGCTTATGAGCTTAGAGATACACTTATAGATAACATTGCAACAAGAGATTGGACAATATTCACCTGGGGTGTTCGGTGTGGCAACCTTTGGAATAAGGGTTATAGCTGTGGTATTCCAAGATTTTAGAAGAGTGGCATTGGCAAAAATGTCCCGAACTGCTTTTACAACATCTGATCCAACAATTTCCCATGCAGCCTTGTAAAAACAACTGTTGAAATCGTCCAAACCTGGTGCTTTGTCTTCTGGAATGCTCCACATGACACCTTTAATCTCGTCTGGGGTGAAGTTCAAATCAAGCAGATGCTGTTGGTCCTGGCTGAGAATAGGGCCACTATGTATCACATTCATGTTGATTCTCGCTAGTGGTGTGATTTTGGAGGTGAAGAACACTTATAGGTGCTGCACTTCCTGCGATGTTGGAGAGAATATTGGAAGTATTTGGTGTTTTCATCACTCATAGTGAGCCACTTCAGTTTACCTTTCTGTTTGAGGCCGGCTTCCCAGTCTACCTTTAATCTCCTGTAAGTCTCTAATTTCGAGCATTCAACATTAGCTCGGTGCTTGTGCCTTGGGTGTAGGTGGAGGTCCTCTTAGGCTTTTTACAGATCAACTTCAGCTTTGGCCAAATCACCTGCTTCTATGTTTTTGAATTTTGCTTTTCATACCTCCTTAATCAATTTGAGTTTTTGATCAAGGTGGTTTGACTTCCTTTGCAAGATAGTATTCCATGCTGTTCGGATGGTGTCCATGAACTCTCTGTGCTTTTCCCAGTGATTCAggaatttaaaaggtttttcatGTTTAGGGGTGTCTAGGAATTGAACTAGCATCGGAGTGTGGTCAAAGTCCCCCTCTCGTAGGAAGCAGACTTCTGCTATGGGGACGGAGCACTCCCAAGCTGGATTTCCCAACACTCTATCAATCTTGCTAAGAACTCTGGCCTCTCCTCTTTGCTTGTTTGACCAAGTAAAAAACCGCCCTGTACTTTTCATGTCGTGGATGTTGCAACTCGCCATGCAACTTCGAAGAGGTTCAATTTCATGAAGACGTAGTTTTTCCCTACCCTCTCATTAAGATTAGCTATGCAGTTGAAATCTCCCATGACTAGCCAAGGTCCTGTCACGGTTGTTCCTATGTTCTCAAGCTCCGCAAGCATAATACCCCAGTCGTTCTTATCTGTAGCACCATAAAAAAAGAGCATTCAAAGCTATGACCCACTATAGGGTTAACATTCAAATGGATGATTTGGTTGCTAA of the Amaranthus tricolor cultivar Red isolate AtriRed21 chromosome 6, ASM2621246v1, whole genome shotgun sequence genome contains:
- the LOC130815620 gene encoding uncharacterized protein LOC130815620, whose amino-acid sequence is MNVIHSGPILSQDQQHLLDLNFTPDEIKGVMWSIPEDKAPGLDDFNSCFYKAAWEIVGSDVVKAVRDIFANATLLKSWNTTAITLIPKVATPNTPGEYCPISCCNVIYKCISKLISRKLRHVQPSIISPMQGAFIEGKSILHNIFLYQDIVKHNGWKNCSPSFLLKIDLRKAYDTLD